In the Brienomyrus brachyistius isolate T26 chromosome 20, BBRACH_0.4, whole genome shotgun sequence genome, one interval contains:
- the LOC125715607 gene encoding uncharacterized protein LOC125715607 has product MEEHDKHPQQFNQLYKSHWGNTLYCRTKRDDPFEATVVQRVKMAKRYAPAQHDISAQHNRMMYTLVKLLWLHSPQGSRTSPEKTFILKVYQRIQHRILVEDPVLCKAGIPLPKINTKTVRDFIRRQERLLNMRATKQPLTITKTTSISSADLPPAPHQPAVLPAPDYPLMEYVPTPSTAGTKVLKERTDVVIPLSRPQPLLSAPLRKTPPDFYHHQTCDLPLCICSSPCDCWSLHTAHDARQCVSSSDCWPLHTAHNACQSVSSCDCWSAHLILCIFAHDARFQD; this is encoded by the coding sequence ATGGAAGAGCATGACAAACATCCACAGCAGTTCAACCAGCTGTACAAATCACATTGGGGCAACACCCTTTACTGCCGCACTAAAAGAGATGACCCCTTCGAGGCTACTGTAGTACAGCGGGTGAAGATGGCCAAGCGGTACGCTCCAGCCCAACATGACATCAGCGCGCAGCACAACAGAATGATGTACACACTGGTGAAACTGTTGTGGCTGCACTCACCTCAAGGGTCTCGCACCAGCCCTGAGAAGACCTTTATCTTAAAGGTGTACCAGCGAATCCAGCACCGGATTTTGGTGGAGGATCCAGTTCTGTGCAAAGCTGGCATTCCTCTGCCAAAGATCAACACAAAGACCGTGCGGGACTTCATTCGTCGCCAAGAGAGGCTTCTCAACATGCGCgcaacaaaacagcctttaaccATCACAAAGACCACCTCCATCTCATCCGCTGACCTACCTCCGGCACCACACCAGCCAGCGGTCCTCCCTGCACCAGACTACCCCCTGATGGAATATGTGCCCACACCCAGCACAGCAGGCACAAAGGTGTTAAAGGAAAGGACAGATGTGGTGATTCCACTCTCCCGGCCTCAACCACTACTGTCGGCACCACTGAGGAAAACCCCCCCCGACTTCTACCATCACCAGACCTGTGACCTCCCTCTCTGCATCTGCAGCAGCCCCTGTGATTGCTGGTCCCTTCATACAGCCCATGATGCTCGCCAGTGCGTCAGCTCCTCTGATTGCTGGCCCCTCCACACAGCCCACAATGCTTGCCAGTCAGTCAGCTCCTGCGATTGTTGGTCTGCCCACCTCATCCTGTGCATCTTTGCCCATGATGCCCGCTTCCAAGACTGA